One genomic segment of Leptospirales bacterium includes these proteins:
- a CDS encoding CPBP family intramembrane metalloprotease, producing the protein MPSNTAELASRARAWHPLLALPLVIGAAFMAQAVPTLPMALLGLLPAWISVAACISSLLSIAAACAAVAPRAGVAAADWIDYFALRRPAWRSILLWSLLLFAFNFLAGWIFELFHLPVTPDAVFEIVNSAASLPLLYIAVCIAAPISEEVLFRGLLLFSFEGRRRRQAAGVVISGALFASLHLQYEWYYLIVLFIVGLLLGAARMQSRSIWTSVAMHALNNAWAMFSVTGLGAGP; encoded by the coding sequence GTGCCATCAAACACCGCTGAACTTGCCTCCCGGGCTCGGGCCTGGCATCCGCTACTTGCGCTGCCATTGGTGATTGGCGCCGCCTTCATGGCACAGGCGGTTCCGACCCTGCCTATGGCGCTGTTGGGCTTGCTTCCGGCCTGGATTTCGGTCGCAGCCTGCATCAGCTCCTTGCTGAGCATCGCTGCGGCCTGTGCAGCCGTCGCTCCGCGAGCAGGCGTCGCCGCCGCCGACTGGATCGACTACTTTGCGCTGCGCCGTCCCGCCTGGCGATCGATCTTACTCTGGAGCCTATTGCTCTTCGCTTTCAACTTTCTCGCCGGATGGATTTTTGAATTGTTCCATCTGCCCGTGACGCCCGACGCCGTATTTGAAATAGTCAATAGCGCCGCCAGCCTGCCGCTGCTCTATATCGCCGTTTGTATTGCTGCGCCAATTTCGGAAGAAGTTCTCTTCCGGGGTCTCTTACTGTTCAGTTTTGAAGGCCGTCGACGCCGGCAGGCGGCAGGGGTCGTTATCAGCGGGGCTCTGTTTGCATCCCTGCATTTACAGTATGAGTGGTACTATCTGATCGTATTGTTCATCGTCGGGCTGTTGTTGGGCGCAGCAAGAATGCAAAGTCGTTCCATCTGGACCTCGGTAGCGATGCATGCACTGAACAATGCCTGGGCAATGTTCAGCGTTACAGGCCTCGGCGCCGGTCCCTAA